The following are encoded together in the Armatimonadota bacterium genome:
- a CDS encoding PD40 domain-containing protein, translating into MTAAIPLLTFVLSSLVLPSVTFAIDDYGAEVSRLEDAGEIESAFQAARKWMENEPDNRHALQACGRLAMRCGAFSTAADCYEALLFLQPDPDVSVRLASALHEIGRADEALSIYQDALAMDRANVAAHVGIGRILLDDPERRFEARLSVDFALAAAPEMADALTARAEVDLAEYDTSGALQRLLDVIARHPDAARARLLAGKILAQRGQTAQAREHWLAFTRLEPCRPETWVLRNNLYPLYESSLEIRGNYFLFSPDGTQIAYTGAGATANRQLLVCSAAAPQDARPLLTVDGYPSGIGWSPDGTRLALRSYHEVEKDGKKTWEYELRTVNADGTDVRLVHSGQSVGIPCWHPDGKRLCFDGYVPRRGRGILIAQDAVNAPQEVLVSPPPGYSFQHITWSPTGTGFVTLSVTYTPERLWRLSFHPADKPDKTNVLVEDPEIIYYPSFMPDGKSILFLMRNARKTYDVYATPVDGSLPRPACAFKGTYYASPPSAGPDARRILVYSAAGATLVTVSGLN; encoded by the coding sequence TTGACCGCCGCCATCCCCCTCTTGACGTTCGTGCTTTCTTCTCTGGTCCTTCCGTCAGTCACCTTCGCAATAGACGACTACGGGGCCGAAGTGTCCCGCCTGGAAGACGCAGGTGAGATCGAATCGGCCTTCCAGGCTGCCCGCAAATGGATGGAGAATGAGCCAGACAACCGACACGCCCTCCAGGCCTGCGGACGTCTTGCCATGCGCTGTGGTGCATTTTCAACCGCTGCGGACTGCTACGAAGCTCTCCTGTTCCTCCAGCCCGACCCGGACGTCAGCGTTCGTCTCGCATCGGCACTTCACGAGATCGGTCGGGCGGATGAAGCCCTGTCCATCTACCAGGACGCTCTTGCCATGGACCGCGCCAACGTCGCTGCCCACGTGGGCATCGGACGCATTCTACTGGATGACCCCGAGCGTCGCTTCGAGGCACGCCTTTCGGTAGATTTTGCTCTCGCCGCAGCGCCCGAGATGGCCGACGCGCTGACCGCCAGAGCGGAAGTGGATCTTGCGGAGTATGACACATCAGGAGCCCTGCAGCGCCTTCTGGATGTGATCGCACGTCACCCGGATGCTGCCCGCGCTCGATTGTTGGCCGGGAAAATCCTGGCGCAACGGGGCCAGACAGCGCAGGCCCGGGAGCACTGGCTGGCCTTCACCCGCCTGGAGCCCTGCCGGCCCGAGACGTGGGTCCTGCGCAACAACCTCTACCCGCTTTACGAAAGCTCCCTGGAGATTCGCGGGAACTATTTCCTGTTCTCCCCCGACGGAACACAGATCGCGTACACAGGTGCCGGTGCCACCGCCAATAGACAGCTCCTGGTCTGCTCGGCCGCGGCACCCCAGGATGCCAGGCCGCTCCTCACCGTGGACGGCTACCCTTCGGGCATCGGCTGGTCACCGGACGGGACGCGTCTGGCATTGCGGTCGTACCACGAGGTAGAGAAGGATGGAAAAAAGACCTGGGAATACGAGCTTCGCACCGTCAACGCAGACGGCACCGACGTGCGGCTCGTACACTCGGGGCAGTCTGTTGGCATCCCATGCTGGCACCCTGACGGAAAGCGCCTGTGCTTCGACGGATACGTGCCCCGCAGGGGTCGCGGCATTCTAATCGCCCAGGACGCGGTGAACGCGCCGCAGGAGGTGCTGGTCTCTCCTCCACCCGGTTACAGCTTCCAGCATATCACATGGAGTCCGACGGGGACCGGCTTCGTGACGCTCTCTGTCACATACACTCCCGAGCGCCTTTGGCGGCTCTCTTTCCATCCCGCCGACAAACCCGACAAGACCAACGTGCTCGTGGAGGACCCGGAGATCATCTACTACCCCAGCTTCATGCCCGACGGCAAGTCGATCCTGTTCCTCATGCGCAATGCCCGCAAGACCTACGACGTCTACGCCACGCCGGTTGATGGCTCTCTACCACGCCCAGCGTGTGCTTTCAAGGGGACGTACTACGCATCCCCTCCCTCCGCTGGTCCGGATGCCCGGCGCATCCTGGTGTATTCGGCCGCCGGAGCAACGCTGGTCACGGTCTCCGGTCTGAACTGA
- a CDS encoding M42 family metallopeptidase: MKKASLAFLEQLVGTPSPSGFEQPVQKIVRDEAAKLADEVRTDVHGNVIAVKNPSGTPRVMLAGHCDQIGLMVQHITDEGYLKFAQIGGVDPTVLAGQRVIVHSEHGPVPGIIGRKPVHVMKPEERGGKIELTDLYIDIGVCGKKAAGKLVQVGDPVTFELGMKSLAGDLRFAAGFDDKAGVFVAMEVLRLLQKEEIACAVYAVSTVQEELGLRGAQTSAFGIEPLVGIAIDVTHASDCAGVDPGQCGDIKIGGGPAIGRGPNINPVVGRMLIDTARKEKIPYQVEPCPRSTGTDANAIQVSRAGVAAGLISIPNRYMHTPVEMISLVDLENAIKLIAAMLRKIDATTDFTPV; this comes from the coding sequence ATGAAGAAAGCCTCTCTTGCGTTTCTCGAACAGTTGGTGGGCACGCCGTCCCCATCTGGCTTCGAACAACCTGTACAAAAGATTGTGCGAGACGAAGCAGCGAAGCTCGCCGATGAAGTGCGCACCGATGTGCACGGTAATGTGATCGCGGTCAAGAATCCGTCGGGAACCCCGCGTGTGATGCTGGCAGGGCATTGCGACCAGATCGGCTTGATGGTCCAGCATATTACGGACGAGGGGTATCTCAAGTTCGCCCAGATCGGCGGCGTTGATCCCACGGTGCTCGCCGGACAGCGAGTCATCGTCCACAGTGAACATGGTCCGGTGCCCGGAATCATCGGGCGCAAGCCGGTCCACGTCATGAAGCCCGAGGAGCGCGGGGGGAAGATCGAGCTGACCGACCTGTACATTGATATTGGCGTGTGCGGAAAAAAGGCGGCGGGGAAGCTCGTCCAGGTGGGGGATCCGGTCACCTTCGAGCTGGGCATGAAAAGCCTGGCTGGTGACTTGAGATTCGCGGCTGGTTTCGACGATAAGGCCGGCGTGTTCGTAGCGATGGAAGTCCTGCGCCTTCTGCAGAAAGAGGAAATTGCCTGCGCAGTGTATGCTGTCTCTACGGTGCAGGAAGAGCTTGGTCTACGCGGCGCGCAGACCAGCGCTTTCGGGATCGAGCCTTTGGTGGGTATTGCGATAGACGTCACCCACGCAAGCGACTGCGCCGGCGTGGATCCAGGTCAGTGCGGGGACATCAAGATCGGAGGTGGCCCGGCGATCGGCCGGGGACCCAACATAAACCCGGTGGTTGGGAGAATGCTCATCGACACGGCACGGAAGGAGAAGATCCCGTACCAGGTTGAGCCTTGCCCGCGCAGCACAGGCACAGACGCCAATGCTATCCAGGTCAGCCGGGCCGGTGTCGCCGCCGGGCTCATCAGCATTCCAAACCGCTATATGCACACCCCTGTGGAGATGATCTCTCTGGTCGACCTCGAGAACGCCATCAAGCTGATCGCGGCTATGCTCAGGAAGATCGATGCGACCACCGATTTCACGCCTGTCTAG
- a CDS encoding RsbRD N-terminal domain-containing protein, protein MDNRLAEILRSRKSEIAADWARRVHASSPHYQSRSIEEIQARSEALLDGLIAAVIEDEFEKLEAALKAIAGLRAAQGFAAGEIQHALLMGCDVVCPVIEAEFRDDARLLVWSVSRVERAINRAVELFGQAFREAQGEPQRPACPEALGLSEKRLAALVTALDYRCAAVDLQRRVTWCGNGNGASMPECMRCGALFSCTDTQKCPVARAFESGRPERGEGCEDCGVMLAVPVRDDCGAVVEVLALAPVSAQ, encoded by the coding sequence GTGGACAACAGGCTGGCGGAGATTTTGCGCAGTCGCAAGAGTGAGATCGCGGCAGACTGGGCCCGAAGGGTGCATGCTTCGAGCCCTCACTACCAGAGCCGATCGATCGAGGAGATCCAGGCCCGTTCCGAGGCCTTGCTGGACGGCCTGATCGCCGCGGTCATTGAGGACGAGTTCGAGAAGCTGGAGGCTGCCCTCAAGGCCATCGCCGGTCTGCGCGCTGCCCAGGGTTTCGCCGCGGGAGAGATTCAGCATGCACTCCTGATGGGTTGCGACGTGGTCTGCCCGGTGATTGAGGCCGAGTTCCGGGACGACGCGCGTCTCCTGGTTTGGTCGGTTTCCCGGGTCGAACGCGCTATCAACCGCGCCGTGGAGCTTTTCGGGCAAGCTTTCCGTGAAGCCCAGGGCGAGCCGCAACGTCCGGCGTGTCCCGAAGCGCTGGGACTGTCTGAGAAGCGCCTGGCTGCCCTGGTCACAGCGCTGGACTACCGTTGCGCCGCGGTGGACTTACAGCGGCGAGTGACCTGGTGCGGTAACGGCAACGGTGCTTCGATGCCGGAGTGCATGAGGTGTGGCGCGTTATTCTCATGCACCGACACGCAGAAATGCCCCGTTGCGCGGGCTTTCGAAAGTGGCCGGCCGGAGCGAGGAGAGGGGTGCGAGGACTGCGGCGTGATGCTCGCAGTGCCGGTGCGCGACGACTGTGGGGCAGTGGTTGAGGTCTTGGCACTGGCGCCGGTTTCAGCTCAGTAG